In Sphingobacterium sp. SYP-B4668, the sequence TGTCCCAGAATCAGGTGCTTGAGACGGGTAGTTCTATTTTCTAAAAAGAGCTCAAGAGCCACCTTGTTAGAGATGTGTCCCCAACCACTGCTGATTCTATTTTTCAAATAGTACGAATAACGTCCATTCCGGAGTAAATCTTCATCATAATTAGATTCCAGTAACAAAACATCCGAATCTCGGATGACCTGCTTCACGTGGTCGCAGCCTCGCCCCAAATCCGTCAATATACCAATATTCACTTGCCCATCTGTCACTACAAAACTACACGGCTCCTTTGCATCGTGATACTTGGGGATTCCTCTCACCAATATATCTCCAATACGGACCTCTGCATCAGGCTTAATAATATGGACCAAATGCTCGGGAAGTTGCAACTTCGAGCCTTTATAGGTCCCTTCCGTTAGGTAAACTCCAATTTGGTATCGTTTGCAAAAGACCGAAAGCCCCTTGATATGATCGGTATGCTCATGGGTAATGAAAATAGCTTTGACTGCCGCAGGGGACAACCCCAAATTAGCCATACGCAATTCCACATGTTTGGTATTGATGCCTACATCTACCAAAATCACATCGTTCCCTTTCGCTACATAGTAACAATTACCATTCGACCCTGAAGCTATAGCTGCATATTTCATTATTAAAAAAGATAGTATATTTCAAAACACCATAAATATCATATAAGACTAACATTCAGGCAAACTTAATGGGATATGCACTGCAAGTCCTCCATCTGCCGTCTCCTTATACTTTACATTCATATCTTGTGCCGTATCCCACATCGTCTTGACTACCGCATCTAGGCTTACCTTAGCTTTGTCTGGGTTAGACCTTAGTGCCAATTGTGCTGCTGTAATCGCCTTTATTGCACCCATCGTATTACGCTCAATACAAGGCACTTGCACAAGACCTCCAATTGGATCACAAGTCAACCCTAGATGATGTTCCATTGCGATTTCCGAAGCCATCAAGACTTGCCGTTGCGATCCACCTAAACATTCCGTCAATGCGCCAGCAGCCATTGCTGATGACACCCCAATTTCCGCCTGACATCCTCCCATAGCTGCTGATATAGTAGCGCCCTTCTTGAATATAGACCCAATTTCTGAAGCCGTAGCTATAAATTGGATAATCTTGTTATCATCGAAGCCATTGTGAAAAGTAATAAAATACTGTAATACGGCCGGAATCACTCCTGCTGCACCATTAGTTGGAGCCGTAACCACCCGTCCAAAAGACGCATTTTCTTCGTTTACAGCCAAAGCAAAGCAGCTTACCCAATCCAAGATGTAATCAAACTCCTTCCCTCCGGCCCTAATGGCCTCGACCCAACTACTATAATCGTTATAAGGACGACCACCAATAAGTTTGCGATTCAACTTCGCTGCCCGACGCTCGACATTCAATCCACCTGGCAAGATGCCTGAAGTATGGCAGCCTCTGTATATACACTCGTGGATGGCCTTGAATATATTCAATACCCCATCTTTAGTTTCCTCTTCCGAACGCCAAGCAGTTTCATTCTCCAGAACCAAGTCCGAAATTTTCAATCCCGTGCGCATGCAAGATACCATCAGCTCTTGTGCTGTATCAATCGGAAAGGGTAAATCAATTTCAGATAAGAAACTCGAATCATCTCCCTCCTGCACGACAAATCCACCGCCAATCGAGTAATAAGTCTCACTAATAGCCTTTCCATTTTTCAAAAACGCTTGAAAGGTGACCGCGTTAGGATGAAAAGGAAGGCTTTCTTGAAACAAAAAAAGCAGATCTTCTTTCACCTCAAAAGGGACCTTATGAATACCCGCCAAGAGAATTTCATGTGAGCTCTTAATCCGCTCCACTATAGGTGTCACTTGATCGACATCACAGGTTACAGGATCGTCCCCATTCAGTCCCAAAAGAATCGCAATATCAGTCCCGTGTCCTACACCAGTCTTGGCGAGCGAACCATACAATAGGATTTTAATGGATTCTACATCCGTCAATAGCTTAAGACCCGTCAATATTTTTGTAAACCGTTGCGCAGCACGCCAAGGCCCCAAAGTATGTGAACTGGAAGGTCCAATACCAATCTTAAACATGTCAAATATAGAAATCCGCTCGTTAGCCATTTTTTGATTTATAATTTACCCGCCACAAAAATATGATATATTCTATTAGAAATATCATATTGAAACGCTTATTTTAACACCACTTTTTACCATATTTTCAATCCTACCCCACATCCTATCAAGAGCTTCCAAAAATTAACACTATTTAACACCCCCTCCTCTAGACGTAACAGATGAGTTACCACATGTTTGCTATCTTTGGCAGCTTATAGTGTAGGGGATCGAAAAAATGTTATACTTCCAAAGGGCAATCATACTCATCTTATTCATATTTAGCAACCTTTATTTAGCATTAGGGCAAACGATCCCTAAACGTGAACTAAGAGGGGTTTGGATTGCAACTGTCGCCAATATTGATTGGCCCAGTCGGGACAATATCAATCCCGAGAAGCAAAAGCAGGAACTTATAGATATATTAGACAATCATCAACGAGCAGGCCTCAATGCTGTATTTTTTCAGATACGACCATCTGCCGATGCCTTTTACGCAAAAGGCAGGGAACCTTGGAGCCGCTTCCTCACGGGTTATCAAGGACAGGCACCTTCCCCTTTTTACGACCCTTTAGAATTCGTTATTCAAGAAGCACATAGACGCGGAATGGAGCTCCATGCTTGGATAAACCCCTACCGTGCCTCCACGACGTTAAGAGCCGATCATTTTTCAAAAGATCACATCACCAAGACTAAACCAGAATGGTTTTTTAAGTACTCCGGCAAATACTTGTTCAACCCAGGACTTCCCGAAGTACGTGAATATATCATTGATGTCATCATGGACGTAGTCAAAAATTATGATATTGATGGAGTACATTTCGATGACTATTTCTACCCCTACCCAGATGCACGCAATACACCGCTGCCCGACGCGACTACTTTTCATCAATTTGGAAAAGCCTTTGCAAATATCCATGACTGGCGTCGTGATAATGTTGACATACTAATTCGAGATTTAGGGCTAGCCATAAAAAAAGAAAAACCCTATATCAAATATGGCATTAGCCCCTTTGGGATATGGGACAACAAACGAGATAACCCAGAGGGATCCGAGACATTTGGATTGAGTGGCTTTCGAACCCTCTATGCTGACGGTGTTAAATGGATGAAAGAAGGATGGATCGATTATATTAATCCACAAATTTATTTCCCCTTTAACAACCGCGCCGCCGCATTTGAAATCCTGTTGGATTGGTGGGAAAAACACACGTATGGTCGACATTTCTACGTTGGTCATGCAGCCTATCGCGTTAACGAAAAAAAACCTGGGTGGACCGACAAAGGGCAAATTCCCAAGCAGATACGACATCTAAGAGCTCATCATGAAGTGCAAGGCAGTATTTACTTCAGTTCCAAATCCCTTACAGACAATCTTGCTGGTCTTCGGGACTCTATGCAGTACAACCTATATCAGTATAAAGCCCTCCCCCCTACGATGGACTGGATTGATAGTATCCCCCCCAGTGCTCCTTTTGGGCTACAAGCTCAGCTCGCCAGTGACTTCCGGTCCAATACATTAAAATGGCAAAAATCTGATGAGGGTCAAGAACAAATCTATGGATATGTCATCTACCGGTTCGTACAAGGTGAAGAGATAGACCTCAACAGTGCAGCACACATCCTCGCAATCTCCTATGACCGCGACTATCTACAATACACGGACAACTCCCTCTCCCCGCACACCCACTATCTGTATATGGTAACGGCTATTGACCGAATGAAGAACGAAAGCAAAATATCCAACATCAGGGAGGTTATCGTCCCTTAAAAACAAAAGGTGGACTACTTCGAAAAGCGACCCACCTTTATCTATTCTAACAACCTGCTCTTAAATACCTGCTCCGTTTTTATAATCATCACTAATAGTCACAGGTAATTTCCCTTGTGGCTTTATCTCTCTAAAAATAGCTCTTACCGCAGCCTTTTGCATGAAGCTGTCATTCTGATATCCCATCAGGATAGAAGGACTCTTCTCTACTCCCGCAAGGCCAGCCATCGCGTATGGATTTGTAAACAAGCAAGTGATGACCTTTCGCTTAGCAACTTTCGCAATCATTTTATTGACATCAGCGCTAAAATTCAGCTCACTTCTTGGGCGAGAGCGGCTATCGTGAATTGCCAAGATCAGTTGCTTATATTCTTTGGCGTCTTTAAAAACTTTGTCCAACTGCTCTCGGGTCTCCTCACCTTTTACATAAAAAATATGTACGTCATTCAATCGGGCAGACATCTCCCTTTCAAAATCTTGTGCCGTAGCTGTCCCTACGCTTATAATTGCAGTCTTTTCCTTAGGAAGGAATGAATACAAACGGTTGTTACCATTCAACAATGTGATAGATGCATCAGCCAAACGTTGTACCAGATGCTTAGCACTACTCCTGTTCAAATCCTCATACAAGTAGCTCGTGTTAATGACTCGTTTGCGGTTCAGGCCTACCCAGTACTTTGAAGCCAATACCTTCTTCACCCGAGCATCCAAATCCGCCTGTTGAATCCGTCCCTCTTTCACCGCTTGTTCTATCAACCCTATAGCACGTCCACTATTCTCTGACACCTCCAACAAATCATGACCGGCGATGATTGCTTGGACATCAGCCTCTCCATTTGGAAAAAATTTCTTAACACCACTCATGTCCATCGCGTCGGTGACCGTAAGACCTCTAAATCCAAGCTCTCCCTTAAGCAATCCCGTGACTACTGGCTTGGAGATAGATGAAGGCATATTCGGGGTAGGATCTAGACTTGGAATATTCATATGTGCCACCATGACTGCAGGAGCACCTTCATTGATAAGCACTTTAAAAGGGTACATTTCCAATGTATCCAATCGCTCCTTACTAAATGTAAGTTGGGGAAGGTCATGATGCGAATCTACGTCAGTATCACCATGCCCAGGGAAATGCTTAAGCGAGGCAATGATCCCTCCATCGACCATTCCGTCCATATAAGCTTTGGCTTTCCGTACAACGTTGTACTTATTATCACTAAATGATCTAAAATTAATAACTGGATTCTTTGGATTATTATTAATATCTACTACCGGTGCAAAATTGAAGTGCATACCGATCCGATTAAAATCCTTAGCAACCTCACGTCCCATCTGATAGAGTAAAGTCTCGTCCTGTATGGCACCTAAAGTCATCTGATAGGGATAGGAAATTGTAGAGTCTGGCATGCGCATCCCCAATCCCCATTCTCCGTCAAATGTAATCAAGAGAGGAACTTTAGACAGTGCTTGATATTGATTGAACATATTTGCATGCCTGACGGGGCCACCTTGAAAAACCACCAGCCCACCCAACTGTTCCTTTTGAATGACCGTCGCGACCGAGTCAATATAACGCTGACCAAGATTAGTATGCGCCCGCACTAAAAATAATTGAGCAATCTTTTCCTTAGGGGACAGCGTGTTGAATACCGAATCCACCCAACTGTGCTTCTGGTTGATAAAAGTCACAAATTGGCTATTTGACTGCGCCAATGCAATTATCGACAAAAACATCAAGGCGATGAGCGCACTTATCTTTCTAACTATCATATGTTTTAAAATTAATTAGGTACTGCGAATTACGATAATTTAAATCGATTATAAAAATAATTTATGCGTTTTTAAAAAAAAGTGTCGCACAAAACCGCATGTTATTGGAAAAAAAACCTGCTACAGCAAATTATATTTTTTTTCTAATAAAAAGGCCAAATCCAAAGACTGCTCAATCTCTCCACTCGCCTCTTTCTTCCAAAGAGAATCGATTACAATTAATAAAAACTGAGCTTCTAATTCTGGGCTCTCATATCCTAATTCTGTAAAAGCTCTTATAATGATGGGGTGTACCGGCTTCATGAACTGCTCATGTTGCTGTCTTGAAAAAGAATTATGAGACAATCGCTCCTGTAGTTTCCAAAAGATAGGCTCGTCTGCCACAAGCTTACTTGGTAGAAAAATCATGTTTTTGAGGAAGTCTTTTGGATTTTTGTAGGTCATCATTCCTTTGTGGTGCAACAATACTCTACGGTACCCTGATTTTATTAAATGAAATAGCAGCGAATCTTTATTCCCAAAATGCTTAAAAATTAGGGCTTCTGAAACCTCAGCATTCTGGGCAATAATTTTAGTAGACGTATCGGCATATCCCTTTTCAGCGAATAAGGCCAACGCCTCCTTCATAATTCGTTCTTTGCGACTCATCGCATTCTCTTTCATGTATCTTTATTGCTATGATCATACAAATATACCTATTCTTTTTATATTCGCATATGTAAAGCCGTAGACGTCTATCATACACTTTCAACCTAATTGACTATCAGAATCTTTCCATGAGACCATACCTTCTAATGAGTTTATTTGTCCTCCTGTTTTCATCCGCATCAGGGCAATTGAAAATTTCAGGTAAAATCACTGATAAGATGACATCTCAACCAATTGTGGGAGCCAGCATCACGTTGCTCAATACACAAGATTCTTCCCTATACAAAGTACCTAGTGATATTGTCGGGAATTACGTCATTGACAAGATAAAAGCTGGCGCTTATATTATTAGCACCAATTTTATGGGGTATCGTACAGACGTACGCAAGTTAACATTGACAAGTACTCCCCTAACAACAAATTTTCAGCTCGAATCGTCTGAAATCATTCTTGACGAAATCGAAATCTCGGCCGAGACAGTCTCTTTGAGAGGCGACACCATGGAATTCAATGCCAACAAATATGCGACAGCCCAAAATGCTGATGCAGACGAGCTTGTGAAACAGATTCCAGGGATAGAGATAGACGAAGATGGAAATGTAAACGCTCACGGGGAAGCCGTCACAAAAATAATTGTTGACGGAAAAGAATTCTTCAGTACGGACCCCAAGATTGCACTCAAGTCACTTCCTGCAGATATAATAGACAAAATCCAAATCATTGATGATAAGACCGAGCAGGCCAAGTTTTCGGGCTTTGATGATGGCAAACGCAACAAAGTAATCAATATCATTACCAAGCCCAATCGCAAACAAGGGTATTTTGGAAAAGCAAATGGAAGTGTTGGAAATGACCACAAATATGCCACCAATGCCAATGTCAATAGATTTCGAGGCGAAAAAAGATATGCCTTGTCCGGGATGGCCAACAACAACAATGAGACGAACTTTGGTGAGCAAGGAAAAGGAGGCAACAGAGGCGGCAACTCAAATATAGAACGCGGTCTATCCAAGACATATGCCCTTGCCACAAACTTCAACAACAGCTATCTCGACAAGAAAATGCAAATAGGTGGCGACTACAACTTTAGATCCTCTTCCACCAATACCCACAGTCTTACGAATACGAGTTATATATTAGGGCCTCGCGCCAATCAAACCAGCAATCAATCACAAAAAGGAGAAAGCAAGGGTATCAATCACAATGCGAGCATCCGACTACATTGGGACATTGACTCTACCCAACGATTGGACATCAAGCCCTCTTTCTCCTATTCTTCGAATCAACGCGGCAATCAAAATAGCAGTTTCACTTTTAATGAACTGCGCGATACGATTAATACCTCCAACCGATCAAATGTAAATAAAAGTCATAATTTCAATTTCTCAGGAGATATGACGTATATGATTCGACTACGAAAACCGGGGAGGACTGCATCCGTCCATATCAATGGTAATCATTCCTCCAACACAAATGACGGAGAATCACTCGCATTAAACCGATATTTTAAAGATGCCCTTCTGAATCGCATCGACACCAACAATAATCAGAGCATGACAGATGGGTATGGCAATGGTTTAAACGGACGCTTGTCCTTTACCGAAAACATATCCAAGCTAAGTAGGCTTCAACTCAATTACAACTATCGCAATACAGTAAATTACTCCGACCGACGGACATTTGAATTTCTCGCAGAAACAGGACAACTTGGCGAATTGAATGAGCGCCTCTCCAATGAATTCCGCAACGACTACGACTTTCACAGTGCGGGCATATCGTATCTCTTTTCAAAAAAAGATAGTCTGACTATCCAAGCAGGAAGCAATTATCAATATGCCAAACGTAAAAATGATAAGACATTTCCAAAAAATGTCGTTACTTCCTCTGCATTTAAAAGTTTCCTCCCTGAGCTAAATATCACCTATCATATCAGCAAGGAAAAAAGAGTAGAACTCAAATACAATACGGCTACCAATGCACCATCCATCAACCAACTTCAAGACTATATCGACAATCAAAATTCACTACGCATCCAAAATGGAAATCCAGAGCTCGATCAGGAATACCGACACAGCGTACGTTTAGAATTCAAAGATGTTCAAAAATCTAGTGGCCGAAGTTTCAATTCCAGTTTAAACTTCGATTATACCCAAGACAAGATTGTCAATTCCATACTACTGACAGATACTGCCGTACAGATTACCAATGATGTCATATTGGGAGCCGGGGGACAATATATCCGTCCCGAAAACATTGATGGAGCTTATACCGTGCGGATGGACAATAGCCTAGGACTACCCTTGAAAAAGCTCAAATTAAACCTGAATCTTACCAACAACATTTTTTATAATAATAATTACTCCGTATTGAATCAAGAACTATTAAATTCCAAATCCTATGGAATCCGTCAAAGAGTCGGAATATCAAGCAATTTCGGAAAGAAGACAGTAATTGGTCTATCTTACAACGGCAACCTGACATTTACGGAAAATCCAACTTTACAAGTCAAAAAATATAATATATACAACCATACCATCAACAATAATCTTTCGATTGATTTATGGAAGAACTTATTTGTAACCTCTCATCTTAACTATATGCTGAATGGAGGAATCCAAGGCTCTTCGGATATAGAAACCGTCATTTGGAACGCATCCCTTGGAAAGCGTTTCTTTCGAAAGCAGAATGCCGAACTATCTATAAAAGCCTTCGACATCTTCAACAAATCAAAAAATGTGAATAGACGAATGAACGAGTTTTCGATATCTGATGTGCAGTCTAATACCTTAACCCGCTACTTTTTACTGAGTTTTACCTATCACCTCCGAAAATTTGGTGGAAAAAAAGAAGGTTAAATCAATTGCCCCCTTTGCTTGATGAACTCTTCACATAGCCGTTCAAAATTCTGCTGATCGATTGCCTTCGTAGCTGCTTGAACAATTTTCGTATCAAATCCAAGTGTCAACGCATCCATCGCCGTATAATACACACAATAGTCGGCCGCTAGTCCACAAACATGTACTTCGCTAACTCCTCTATCTTTTAGATATCCATACAAACCCGTATTACGCCTTCGTCCATTATCATAAAAACCACTGTAACTATCTATATCTACATCCATACCTTTTCTAAATATAGCCTCGATTGCTCTGCTATCCAACACAGGAGATAACGAAGCTCCTATTGACCCTTGCACACAATGATCGGGCCATAGCACCTGTTGCATTCCTTCCCAATCGATAATTTCGTATACCATTTTCCCTTCATGCTGAGAAGCAAAACTACTGTGCGCCTTCGGATGCCAATCCTGCGTTGCAACCACCAATCCATACCCAATTTGAAGGTCGTTGATGACAGGTATGATTTGATCACCATCCTCCACGGCTAAGGCTCCGCCTGGCAGAAAATCCATTTGTACGTCCACTATAACTAAAGCTATTTTCTCACTCTTAAGATTCATAACACATTACTGTTCAATGGTCAACATATATCCAACACTCCTAATATTCACAATTTTAATCCGAGAATCCTTATTTAAATATTTCCGTATTCGACTGATAAACACGTCCAAGCTCCTACCGGTAAAGTAGTTGTCGTCACTCCAATACGCTTTGATAATCTCTTCCCGTGGCACCACCTGATCTCGGTTTTCCATTAGTTTTCGCAAAAGCTCACTTTCTCGAAAAGACAGCTTCTCCTCTTGATTGCCAAAAGTCAACACATGCTTGACGTGATCCAACATGTAGTACTCTCCAATCCGAAGTCGCGGTTTAGTATTCGGCTTTTGCGTGTTTTTTAACAAAGATTCAATCCGTACAATCAACTCCTCTATTTTGAACGGTTTCTTAATGTAATCATTTGCGCCCAAATGAAATCCAGCAACAACATCTTCCGTCTGCGTCCTTGCCGTCAAAAATATTACAGGCAATGCATGTTCCTCTTCCCTAACCCTCCTCACTAAGTCAAAACCATCCATCACCGGCATCATCACATCTACCAGCATTAAATCTGGCATCCGATACCTGAAGGAATTCATCGCCTCCTGCCCATTCGAACAATGTGTCACTTGAAAGCCGTGCATAGTCAATGTATCTTTCAAAATC encodes:
- a CDS encoding TonB-dependent receptor domain-containing protein, encoding MRPYLLMSLFVLLFSSASGQLKISGKITDKMTSQPIVGASITLLNTQDSSLYKVPSDIVGNYVIDKIKAGAYIISTNFMGYRTDVRKLTLTSTPLTTNFQLESSEIILDEIEISAETVSLRGDTMEFNANKYATAQNADADELVKQIPGIEIDEDGNVNAHGEAVTKIIVDGKEFFSTDPKIALKSLPADIIDKIQIIDDKTEQAKFSGFDDGKRNKVINIITKPNRKQGYFGKANGSVGNDHKYATNANVNRFRGEKRYALSGMANNNNETNFGEQGKGGNRGGNSNIERGLSKTYALATNFNNSYLDKKMQIGGDYNFRSSSTNTHSLTNTSYILGPRANQTSNQSQKGESKGINHNASIRLHWDIDSTQRLDIKPSFSYSSNQRGNQNSSFTFNELRDTINTSNRSNVNKSHNFNFSGDMTYMIRLRKPGRTASVHINGNHSSNTNDGESLALNRYFKDALLNRIDTNNNQSMTDGYGNGLNGRLSFTENISKLSRLQLNYNYRNTVNYSDRRTFEFLAETGQLGELNERLSNEFRNDYDFHSAGISYLFSKKDSLTIQAGSNYQYAKRKNDKTFPKNVVTSSAFKSFLPELNITYHISKEKRVELKYNTATNAPSINQLQDYIDNQNSLRIQNGNPELDQEYRHSVRLEFKDVQKSSGRSFNSSLNFDYTQDKIVNSILLTDTAVQITNDVILGAGGQYIRPENIDGAYTVRMDNSLGLPLKKLKLNLNLTNNIFYNNNYSVLNQELLNSKSYGIRQRVGISSNFGKKTVIGLSYNGNLTFTENPTLQVKKYNIYNHTINNNLSIDLWKNLFVTSHLNYMLNGGIQGSSDIETVIWNASLGKRFFRKQNAELSIKAFDIFNKSKNVNRRMNEFSISDVQSNTLTRYFLLSFTYHLRKFGGKKEG
- a CDS encoding TetR/AcrR family transcriptional regulator, which translates into the protein MKENAMSRKERIMKEALALFAEKGYADTSTKIIAQNAEVSEALIFKHFGNKDSLLFHLIKSGYRRVLLHHKGMMTYKNPKDFLKNMIFLPSKLVADEPIFWKLQERLSHNSFSRQQHEQFMKPVHPIIIRAFTELGYESPELEAQFLLIVIDSLWKKEASGEIEQSLDLAFLLEKKYNLL
- a CDS encoding MBL fold metallo-hydrolase, which encodes MKYAAIASGSNGNCYYVAKGNDVILVDVGINTKHVELRMANLGLSPAAVKAIFITHEHTDHIKGLSVFCKRYQIGVYLTEGTYKGSKLQLPEHLVHIIKPDAEVRIGDILVRGIPKYHDAKEPCSFVVTDGQVNIGILTDLGRGCDHVKQVIRDSDVLLLESNYDEDLLRNGRYSYYLKNRISSGWGHISNKVALELFLENRTTRLKHLILGHLSGENNSLTLVQDTFCSHCADIKLSIATRYEETELFDVTHILTGRPLDIESRPLAYQQNALF
- a CDS encoding response regulator transcription factor, which codes for MINILYVEDEQSLALILKDTLTMHGFQVTHCSNGQEAMNSFRYRMPDLMLVDVMMPVMDGFDLVRRVREEEHALPVIFLTARTQTEDVVAGFHLGANDYIKKPFKIEELIVRIESLLKNTQKPNTKPRLRIGEYYMLDHVKHVLTFGNQEEKLSFRESELLRKLMENRDQVVPREEIIKAYWSDDNYFTGRSLDVFISRIRKYLNKDSRIKIVNIRSVGYMLTIEQ
- the pncA gene encoding bifunctional nicotinamidase/pyrazinamidase; translated protein: MNLKSEKIALVIVDVQMDFLPGGALAVEDGDQIIPVINDLQIGYGLVVATQDWHPKAHSSFASQHEGKMVYEIIDWEGMQQVLWPDHCVQGSIGASLSPVLDSRAIEAIFRKGMDVDIDSYSGFYDNGRRRNTGLYGYLKDRGVSEVHVCGLAADYCVYYTAMDALTLGFDTKIVQAATKAIDQQNFERLCEEFIKQRGQLI
- a CDS encoding glycoside hydrolase family 10 protein; the protein is MLYFQRAIILILFIFSNLYLALGQTIPKRELRGVWIATVANIDWPSRDNINPEKQKQELIDILDNHQRAGLNAVFFQIRPSADAFYAKGREPWSRFLTGYQGQAPSPFYDPLEFVIQEAHRRGMELHAWINPYRASTTLRADHFSKDHITKTKPEWFFKYSGKYLFNPGLPEVREYIIDVIMDVVKNYDIDGVHFDDYFYPYPDARNTPLPDATTFHQFGKAFANIHDWRRDNVDILIRDLGLAIKKEKPYIKYGISPFGIWDNKRDNPEGSETFGLSGFRTLYADGVKWMKEGWIDYINPQIYFPFNNRAAAFEILLDWWEKHTYGRHFYVGHAAYRVNEKKPGWTDKGQIPKQIRHLRAHHEVQGSIYFSSKSLTDNLAGLRDSMQYNLYQYKALPPTMDWIDSIPPSAPFGLQAQLASDFRSNTLKWQKSDEGQEQIYGYVIYRFVQGEEIDLNSAAHILAISYDRDYLQYTDNSLSPHTHYLYMVTAIDRMKNESKISNIREVIVP
- a CDS encoding L-serine ammonia-lyase; this translates as MANERISIFDMFKIGIGPSSSHTLGPWRAAQRFTKILTGLKLLTDVESIKILLYGSLAKTGVGHGTDIAILLGLNGDDPVTCDVDQVTPIVERIKSSHEILLAGIHKVPFEVKEDLLFLFQESLPFHPNAVTFQAFLKNGKAISETYYSIGGGFVVQEGDDSSFLSEIDLPFPIDTAQELMVSCMRTGLKISDLVLENETAWRSEEETKDGVLNIFKAIHECIYRGCHTSGILPGGLNVERRAAKLNRKLIGGRPYNDYSSWVEAIRAGGKEFDYILDWVSCFALAVNEENASFGRVVTAPTNGAAGVIPAVLQYFITFHNGFDDNKIIQFIATASEIGSIFKKGATISAAMGGCQAEIGVSSAMAAGALTECLGGSQRQVLMASEIAMEHHLGLTCDPIGGLVQVPCIERNTMGAIKAITAAQLALRSNPDKAKVSLDAVVKTMWDTAQDMNVKYKETADGGLAVHIPLSLPEC
- a CDS encoding glycoside hydrolase family 3 protein codes for the protein MIVRKISALIALMFLSIIALAQSNSQFVTFINQKHSWVDSVFNTLSPKEKIAQLFLVRAHTNLGQRYIDSVATVIQKEQLGGLVVFQGGPVRHANMFNQYQALSKVPLLITFDGEWGLGMRMPDSTISYPYQMTLGAIQDETLLYQMGREVAKDFNRIGMHFNFAPVVDINNNPKNPVINFRSFSDNKYNVVRKAKAYMDGMVDGGIIASLKHFPGHGDTDVDSHHDLPQLTFSKERLDTLEMYPFKVLINEGAPAVMVAHMNIPSLDPTPNMPSSISKPVVTGLLKGELGFRGLTVTDAMDMSGVKKFFPNGEADVQAIIAGHDLLEVSENSGRAIGLIEQAVKEGRIQQADLDARVKKVLASKYWVGLNRKRVINTSYLYEDLNRSSAKHLVQRLADASITLLNGNNRLYSFLPKEKTAIISVGTATAQDFEREMSARLNDVHIFYVKGEETREQLDKVFKDAKEYKQLILAIHDSRSRPRSELNFSADVNKMIAKVAKRKVITCLFTNPYAMAGLAGVEKSPSILMGYQNDSFMQKAAVRAIFREIKPQGKLPVTISDDYKNGAGI